In one window of Pseudomonas sp. IAC-BECa141 DNA:
- a CDS encoding NEL-type E3 ubiquitin ligase domain-containing protein: MSEIPAASSSPDPVAAPSAFVTQSLHADLLQRSSPGWLIDASQRQREALKHTDVATPDWYRHASRDQRKAVGDALTASLAAQARLDNAMSDFQDIDRFAAPLLTQALKDRFNVTLDVNKTWLVLNKPVEVGIFAIEIDSFQVLKLPLLQAALHNFEARECKGGAFHRTSGFRIETSKPGTLEPLTTRLTVEQFTGLCRSLDIGAKYQDYLKAFLYPKDAVARNVLRDKFIDAHKTALRAAAEVALLTGDIGREDYASIRSILNGELAPRQGKRQIWFCDLGLMGRRMTGCVLFAICEKYRYSDDSILYIPGDPYHPLKRYKGQEIEAMFKQRFTARDATQAHPADPNAYQRFFSQFVAYADRSYYFSQFTDDKPGRTALQRLTPYAPLLNEAFKAINPISGTFVGIRELPPAPAVEQVPNPDPYLNPVDLSRKGHGIWADNVDLWEYLFDQHRDRLIADARSHAVPTADVDARVRSEKLAGLLNLGMLVLTGVSMFVPVLGELMMGVMAGQLLDETFEGAIEWSEGDRKAAKAHLIDVAQNLALIALMSGGGKAFARLTTARPVPAIENLHQVQMPDGTTRLWKPDLSAYESPVKLDSRAAPNALGQYEVGQDKYIQLDGKTYRQTYDESLKAWRISHPSDPQAYHPPLAHNGAGAWRHTLERPQRWDRLKLLRRIGHSTDAFADEQLLILGDVAGVSDEALRKMHLDNALPPPELADAMRLFRAERDAGLIVEQVAGTQPIDERYLQVLPLLPEMPRWPWGRQLQVYESPDLSGSALRYGTRRGGRAPIRISRAEVLSGGLPARILASLDEAEVVGLLGDEPARVAAVRPQELARQIGDFAGARKPALLESLLRPVDPVAPRIAKLQRSQPGLTERAAQTVLHQANADELARLDSSPRVPLHLQELSREYAGEGRLTRAMAGLHGETMASNDSARLALHALSRLPGWPGDVRLELRAGGVGGPLIDAIGSEAAPHHKFVVRNGTAWQAFDDRAETLNSMPARGDNFYASLMHALPDEARRSIGLPQVGQSRELQRAIIDYARTHRTACAQVFRPAARWFRPPRRMASGRLGYPASGESAGLDPVLTSHVQALYPGLSDAQARGFILEQWRLGKTDQQIFHLLNNRMSEWRELETTLDQWSMSPDLRQRESRDAIMHTAQSIKDGWRNAPLAGHDPEAARLTLISDAPLPPLAADFAHVRELTLRAPVVAETLAVFPNVERLTLTTSTAEFEKTLATLKSLRHMTRLKLSTPLTATVATRLRELSRLEEFELHCTGVGMNPVVPTTLDVSGMRQLRRLEVNALQMDQWPRGVLDLPRLERLNLRSTAINSLPVDIYEGHQRLLSGLSLDWSRFTRRVFKPIYEFVRSQPRHLLDLDEMVADYCRGELKRFVRMESGLLDVLNNGFKAQFTDAMSRFAAIETLSEQFNELNRLQEWVGSEPTVFNGGTARSEVAEALMSSWRSGLLQRYGTRTESVFYNLYVSFPNDASVLDIAGSPMESLPTLSPEGFNHVRNLYLAGLKAPLEQMRGFLRTFQHLDTLDLSDCNLSALPLEPGDLPTLETLNLHDNPLSNIDVRGMNRLRALDLSKTAIDQWPTGAETLPELTWLDLSDSRLTSLPQALLSRDQLLLDTSLTDTPLSPQARADLAAARSRIEDSHGLVAGSLQRFALEEPRHRTPPMESGSVVARRLLPLPPLPTGEGPVTWEARLRRLRPDYDAARAQTSIEQMRDAGLVDTQISARIAQWEQSFESLTRRLNDWLFTHETRGTHWVVSSRSRQLAAQRIIRCWREGSIDWNGVADHELSLDGLQVGNLPELVESMPAVSNLNLSGVKLTTSGSNGFLGAFTQLRRLSLSGNHLLAIPEPVAQMRLLERLELSSTGLAQSTPMYPILQGLEQLRWLDLSHNSLYTFDVTGLGRLERLDLRDNLLAAWPDGVLQLPNLQAVDLSSNEIASIPSELYDGTHTALIASSNLSENYEISQQSLVRLRAYADTQGRHEVLGITYADIDRMIDDMDSTTESDGEGAGLESEPEPDEVLLTPAQGILEQQAAPWMESVAQEDVASYRMMWQRLAGEPDNAAFFHLLSRMPDTEEFRVFRADLTRRVWKIVETIDGSQELRDTVFSMATTHSTCVDGRTLAFSEIEVKVFEYNALRHLQPGLAEKGRALLDLSRQLFRLGEVEKLATRSMDRHADPAEVRLQYRIGLTSGWEDGLQLPGQPGQMRFARPIRGEELAAARAAVVKAEKSVRFYEDLISREYWVQYLNEKYPEAFAALGRHADEQLESLEGEHEDVSSTAYREAVQMLEVERSIERNTKLIELSHLETGEPMPTATEGTSQDLMNASAR; the protein is encoded by the coding sequence ATGTCCGAAATCCCTGCCGCTTCATCTTCCCCGGACCCCGTTGCAGCGCCGAGCGCCTTTGTAACGCAAAGTCTGCACGCCGACCTGCTGCAGCGGTCCAGTCCCGGATGGCTGATCGATGCTTCGCAGCGCCAGCGTGAGGCGTTGAAGCATACCGATGTCGCCACACCGGACTGGTACAGGCACGCATCCCGCGATCAACGCAAGGCCGTGGGCGATGCCTTGACCGCCAGCCTCGCCGCTCAGGCACGGCTGGACAATGCCATGTCGGATTTTCAGGACATCGATCGCTTCGCAGCGCCCTTGCTGACCCAGGCCCTGAAGGACCGGTTCAACGTGACCCTCGACGTCAACAAGACCTGGCTGGTGCTGAACAAACCGGTGGAGGTGGGGATTTTCGCCATCGAAATCGATTCTTTCCAGGTCCTGAAACTGCCTTTGCTGCAAGCAGCGCTGCACAATTTCGAAGCCCGCGAATGTAAGGGCGGGGCCTTTCATCGGACTTCGGGATTTCGCATTGAAACCTCGAAACCGGGCACCCTGGAACCGTTAACCACCCGTTTGACAGTCGAGCAGTTCACCGGACTGTGCCGTTCGCTGGACATCGGAGCGAAGTATCAGGATTACCTCAAGGCGTTTCTGTACCCCAAGGATGCGGTGGCCAGGAATGTGCTGCGCGACAAGTTCATCGACGCCCACAAGACTGCTTTGCGGGCAGCGGCCGAAGTGGCGCTGCTCACGGGCGATATCGGGCGCGAAGACTACGCCTCGATTCGCTCGATCCTCAATGGCGAGCTTGCGCCGCGCCAGGGCAAGCGACAGATCTGGTTCTGCGATCTGGGCCTGATGGGGCGGCGCATGACCGGCTGTGTGTTGTTCGCGATCTGCGAGAAGTACCGCTACAGCGACGACTCGATCCTGTATATCCCGGGCGATCCTTATCACCCGCTCAAGCGTTACAAGGGCCAGGAAATCGAAGCGATGTTCAAGCAGCGCTTCACTGCGCGCGATGCCACGCAGGCTCATCCGGCGGACCCGAATGCGTATCAGCGGTTCTTCAGTCAGTTCGTGGCCTATGCCGACCGGTCTTACTATTTCAGTCAGTTCACCGATGACAAGCCAGGCCGAACGGCCTTACAAAGATTGACGCCCTACGCTCCACTGCTTAATGAGGCTTTCAAGGCCATCAACCCGATCAGCGGGACGTTTGTCGGCATCCGCGAGTTGCCGCCTGCGCCTGCCGTCGAGCAGGTCCCGAATCCTGATCCGTATCTGAATCCCGTGGACTTGTCGCGCAAGGGCCACGGGATCTGGGCGGACAATGTCGACCTGTGGGAATACCTGTTCGATCAGCATCGCGATCGACTGATCGCCGATGCCCGTAGCCACGCCGTACCCACCGCGGATGTCGATGCCAGGGTGCGCTCGGAAAAACTCGCCGGGTTGCTCAATCTCGGAATGCTGGTGCTGACCGGTGTTTCGATGTTCGTGCCGGTGCTGGGGGAATTGATGATGGGGGTGATGGCCGGGCAACTGCTCGACGAAACCTTTGAAGGTGCCATCGAATGGAGTGAGGGCGATCGCAAGGCCGCGAAGGCGCATCTGATCGATGTCGCGCAGAACCTGGCATTGATCGCTCTGATGTCAGGTGGCGGTAAAGCGTTCGCCAGGCTGACGACTGCCAGGCCGGTGCCGGCCATCGAGAACCTGCATCAGGTGCAGATGCCCGATGGCACCACCCGCTTGTGGAAGCCTGACCTGAGCGCTTACGAGAGTCCGGTGAAGCTGGACTCGCGCGCAGCGCCCAATGCGCTGGGGCAATACGAAGTCGGGCAGGACAAATACATTCAGCTTGACGGCAAGACGTATCGGCAGACTTATGACGAGTCGCTCAAAGCGTGGCGTATCAGCCATCCAAGTGATCCGCAGGCCTATCATCCGCCGTTGGCGCACAACGGCGCCGGCGCCTGGCGACACACGCTTGAGCGCCCGCAGCGCTGGGATCGACTGAAACTGCTCAGGCGAATCGGCCACAGTACTGACGCCTTCGCCGACGAACAGTTGCTGATCCTTGGCGACGTGGCCGGTGTCAGCGATGAAGCCCTGCGCAAAATGCACCTGGACAACGCCTTGCCTCCCCCGGAGCTGGCGGACGCCATGAGACTTTTCCGCGCCGAACGGGATGCCGGACTGATCGTCGAACAGGTGGCCGGTACGCAACCCATCGACGAGCGATACCTGCAGGTTTTGCCCTTGCTGCCCGAGATGCCACGCTGGCCGTGGGGGCGGCAGTTGCAGGTCTACGAGTCTCCTGATTTGTCGGGTAGTGCGCTGCGTTACGGGACACGGCGCGGTGGCAGGGCGCCCATCCGGATCAGCCGGGCCGAGGTGCTGAGCGGTGGGTTGCCGGCGCGGATTCTGGCCTCACTGGATGAGGCCGAAGTGGTTGGATTACTCGGTGATGAGCCTGCACGGGTCGCCGCCGTGAGGCCGCAGGAACTGGCCCGGCAGATCGGCGATTTTGCCGGCGCTCGCAAACCGGCGCTGCTCGAGAGCCTTTTACGGCCCGTCGATCCTGTTGCGCCACGGATCGCGAAATTGCAGCGAAGCCAGCCAGGCCTGACAGAGCGGGCCGCGCAGACTGTGCTGCATCAGGCGAATGCCGACGAACTCGCGCGGCTGGACAGTTCACCACGCGTTCCCCTGCATTTGCAGGAGCTCAGTCGCGAGTATGCCGGTGAAGGGCGCCTGACCCGGGCCATGGCCGGGCTGCACGGCGAAACCATGGCGTCGAACGATAGCGCCCGACTGGCGCTGCATGCATTGAGCAGACTACCTGGCTGGCCTGGCGATGTACGTCTGGAACTACGCGCAGGCGGTGTCGGCGGACCGCTGATCGATGCCATTGGCAGCGAGGCCGCGCCGCATCACAAATTCGTGGTCAGGAACGGTACGGCCTGGCAGGCCTTTGACGATCGTGCTGAAACACTCAACAGTATGCCCGCCAGAGGGGACAACTTTTACGCCTCGCTGATGCATGCGCTGCCCGATGAGGCTCGGCGCTCGATCGGATTGCCACAGGTGGGGCAAAGCAGGGAACTGCAACGCGCGATCATTGATTACGCACGCACTCATCGCACGGCGTGCGCGCAGGTGTTTCGACCCGCCGCCCGTTGGTTCAGGCCGCCTCGTCGCATGGCTTCCGGGCGGCTGGGGTATCCGGCCAGTGGTGAGAGCGCCGGGCTGGATCCGGTGTTGACCAGCCACGTCCAGGCGCTCTATCCCGGACTGAGTGACGCACAGGCCCGAGGTTTCATTCTCGAACAATGGCGCCTGGGCAAGACCGATCAACAGATCTTCCATCTGCTCAACAATCGCATGAGCGAATGGCGAGAGCTTGAAACGACACTTGATCAATGGTCGATGTCACCGGACCTGCGCCAGCGAGAGTCCCGCGACGCAATCATGCACACGGCGCAAAGCATCAAGGATGGCTGGCGCAATGCACCGTTGGCGGGACACGATCCTGAAGCGGCGCGCCTCACCCTCATCAGTGATGCGCCATTGCCGCCACTGGCGGCAGATTTCGCCCACGTCCGCGAACTGACCCTGCGCGCGCCGGTGGTCGCCGAAACGCTCGCCGTGTTTCCCAATGTCGAGAGGCTGACACTGACCACGAGTACGGCGGAGTTCGAGAAGACGCTTGCGACGCTGAAGTCGCTGCGGCACATGACCCGCCTGAAACTTTCGACGCCGTTGACTGCGACTGTGGCGACGCGGCTTCGAGAGTTGAGCCGGCTTGAAGAGTTTGAGCTGCACTGTACCGGTGTCGGGATGAATCCAGTCGTACCGACGACCCTTGATGTCAGCGGCATGCGGCAGTTGCGCAGGCTCGAAGTCAACGCCCTGCAAATGGACCAATGGCCGCGCGGTGTGCTGGACCTGCCCCGGCTCGAGCGCTTGAACCTGCGCTCGACCGCCATCAACAGCCTGCCGGTGGACATCTATGAAGGGCACCAGCGCCTGTTGTCCGGTCTGTCTCTGGACTGGTCGAGGTTCACGCGACGAGTGTTCAAGCCGATCTACGAGTTTGTCCGCAGCCAACCCCGGCATCTGCTCGATCTGGACGAAATGGTTGCCGATTACTGTCGCGGCGAACTCAAGCGTTTCGTCCGCATGGAGTCCGGCCTGCTCGATGTCTTGAACAATGGCTTCAAAGCGCAATTTACCGATGCGATGAGCCGGTTTGCGGCCATCGAAACCCTGAGCGAGCAGTTCAACGAACTCAATCGGTTGCAGGAGTGGGTGGGGTCCGAGCCGACCGTGTTCAACGGCGGAACAGCACGCTCGGAAGTGGCTGAAGCGCTGATGAGCAGTTGGCGCAGCGGGTTGCTTCAGCGCTATGGCACACGCACTGAAAGCGTGTTTTACAACCTGTATGTCAGTTTTCCCAACGACGCCTCGGTGCTGGATATCGCCGGTTCGCCGATGGAGAGTCTGCCAACCTTATCTCCTGAAGGTTTCAACCATGTCCGCAACCTGTATCTGGCAGGGTTAAAGGCCCCGCTGGAGCAAATGCGCGGTTTTCTCCGTACTTTCCAGCACCTCGATACGCTGGATCTGAGCGATTGCAATCTGTCTGCGTTGCCGCTGGAGCCAGGTGATCTGCCGACGCTGGAAACCCTGAACCTGCATGACAATCCATTGAGCAATATTGATGTGCGCGGCATGAACCGACTGAGGGCGCTCGACCTGAGCAAGACTGCCATTGATCAATGGCCGACCGGTGCCGAGACGCTGCCCGAGCTGACCTGGCTGGATCTCAGTGACAGCCGCCTGACGTCGTTACCGCAGGCGTTGCTGTCTCGTGATCAGCTGTTGCTCGACACCAGCCTGACCGACACTCCGCTGAGTCCGCAGGCGCGTGCCGATCTCGCTGCTGCCCGGTCGCGGATCGAGGACAGCCATGGCCTGGTCGCCGGCTCGCTGCAACGCTTTGCACTGGAAGAGCCGCGTCACCGGACACCGCCCATGGAAAGCGGCTCGGTGGTTGCTCGACGCCTGTTGCCGCTGCCACCGTTGCCGACGGGCGAAGGTCCGGTAACGTGGGAAGCGCGTTTGCGGCGGCTGCGCCCGGATTACGACGCCGCCCGTGCGCAGACGTCCATTGAACAGATGCGGGACGCCGGCCTGGTCGATACACAGATCAGTGCCCGGATCGCGCAATGGGAGCAGTCATTCGAGTCGCTCACCCGGCGCCTGAACGACTGGCTGTTCACCCATGAAACCCGGGGCACGCACTGGGTCGTATCGTCGCGCAGCCGCCAGCTCGCCGCGCAGCGCATCATCAGGTGCTGGCGCGAAGGTTCGATTGACTGGAACGGCGTGGCAGATCACGAATTGAGCCTCGACGGTCTACAGGTGGGTAATCTGCCTGAGCTGGTCGAGTCAATGCCTGCGGTGAGCAACCTGAATCTGTCCGGGGTCAAGCTGACCACAAGTGGTTCGAACGGGTTTCTCGGGGCATTTACGCAGCTGCGTCGGCTCAGTCTCAGCGGCAACCATCTGTTGGCAATTCCTGAACCTGTTGCGCAGATGCGCTTGCTGGAACGGCTTGAGCTGTCGTCCACGGGCCTGGCGCAATCCACACCCATGTATCCGATCCTTCAGGGGCTGGAGCAATTGCGCTGGCTGGATCTGAGCCATAACAGCCTGTACACGTTCGATGTCACTGGCCTCGGGCGGCTGGAACGGCTGGACCTGCGTGACAATCTGCTGGCTGCCTGGCCTGACGGTGTATTGCAGTTGCCGAATCTGCAAGCGGTCGATCTGAGCAGCAACGAAATCGCGTCGATTCCTTCCGAGCTGTATGACGGCACTCATACCGCGCTGATCGCGAGCAGCAACCTGTCGGAGAATTACGAAATATCGCAGCAAAGCCTTGTCCGGTTGCGAGCGTACGCCGATACCCAGGGACGCCATGAGGTGCTGGGCATTACCTATGCCGACATCGACCGGATGATCGATGACATGGATAGCACCACTGAAAGCGACGGTGAGGGTGCGGGGCTCGAGAGCGAGCCGGAGCCGGATGAAGTTCTTTTGACGCCTGCTCAAGGCATCCTCGAACAACAGGCCGCTCCGTGGATGGAAAGCGTTGCCCAGGAGGATGTCGCGTCATATCGGATGATGTGGCAGCGATTGGCTGGCGAACCCGACAACGCTGCGTTCTTCCATCTGTTGTCGCGGATGCCGGATACCGAAGAGTTCCGGGTTTTTCGTGCCGACCTGACCCGGCGAGTATGGAAAATCGTCGAGACGATCGATGGCAGCCAGGAGCTGCGCGACACGGTATTTTCCATGGCGACCACTCACTCCACCTGTGTCGACGGGCGAACCCTGGCGTTCAGTGAAATCGAGGTCAAGGTGTTCGAATACAACGCATTGCGCCATTTGCAGCCCGGCCTTGCGGAAAAGGGACGCGCCTTGCTCGACTTGTCACGGCAGCTGTTCCGTCTGGGCGAGGTGGAAAAACTCGCCACCCGCAGCATGGACCGTCATGCCGATCCGGCGGAGGTGCGTCTGCAGTATCGAATCGGCCTGACCTCAGGCTGGGAGGATGGATTGCAGCTCCCGGGTCAGCCCGGCCAGATGCGGTTCGCCCGGCCGATCAGGGGCGAAGAGCTGGCAGCCGCGCGTGCTGCGGTGGTGAAGGCCGAGAAAAGCGTGCGGTTCTATGAGGACCTGATCAGCCGCGAATACTGGGTGCAATACCTGAACGAGAAATATCCGGAGGCGTTCGCCGCGCTTGGCCGCCATGCCGATGAGCAACTCGAAAGCCTGGAAGGTGAACACGAAGACGTGAGCAGCACAGCCTATCGCGAGGCGGTGCAGATGCTTGAGGTCGAGCGCAGCATTGAGCGCAATACGAAACTGATCGAGTTGTCGCACCTTGAGACCGGCGAACCGATGCCCACCGCCACCGAGGGCACTTCGCAAGACCTGATGAACGCTTCCGCTCGATGA